From a region of the Mycobacterium sp. SMC-8 genome:
- a CDS encoding TetR/AcrR family transcriptional regulator — protein sequence MSSDAVAALTDGSTHPPRNRRQEETFRKVLAAGLEMLRESSYADLTVRAVAARAKVAPATAYTYFSSKNHLIAEIYLDLIRQVDYFTDVNDSTVTRVEKTLRTMALMVADEPEVAAACTTALLSGNDAAVRAVRERIGAEIHRRIRAAVGPDPDHRTLAALEMTFFGALVNAGSGAFTYHQIADRLSYVVGLIVGEDR from the coding sequence GTGTCCAGTGATGCTGTTGCCGCGCTCACAGATGGCTCGACGCATCCGCCACGCAACCGTCGACAGGAAGAGACCTTCCGTAAGGTGCTGGCCGCCGGTCTGGAGATGCTGCGCGAGTCCTCTTATGCCGACCTGACGGTGCGCGCGGTGGCGGCTCGGGCCAAGGTGGCGCCGGCCACCGCCTATACGTACTTCTCGTCGAAGAATCATCTGATCGCCGAGATCTACCTCGATCTCATCCGCCAGGTCGACTACTTCACCGACGTCAACGACAGCACCGTCACGCGCGTCGAGAAGACGCTGCGCACCATGGCCCTCATGGTCGCCGACGAACCCGAGGTGGCGGCGGCCTGCACCACAGCGCTGCTCTCTGGCAACGACGCCGCCGTCCGTGCGGTCCGCGAGCGTATCGGCGCCGAGATCCACCGCCGAATCCGCGCCGCGGTCGGCCCGGATCCGGACCATCGCACGCTGGCCGCGTTGGAGATGACGTTCTTCGGCGCCCTCGTCAACGCCGGCAGCGGCGCCTTCACCTATCACCAGATCGCCGACCGGCTGAGCTACGTGGTCGGCCTCATAGTCGGAGAGGACCGTTGA